In Oligoflexus sp., a single window of DNA contains:
- a CDS encoding OmpA family protein produces MRYFSIRNGLLVVGLQLSMLGCVGIPDEAPQEFHTAEAALERADQRDVDDYLPNTLDKAETQLEAATDLWKKSRDRDVKKDERSQLEKQATEQAAQVTAMAEQAIQLGDQVKAWDNNIQSYTQMVQERQDAMAQLKQLQDQNRELAVAGAAAQNREQPQQVAANTPDISLRGPVAYFSAGSTDVDPRYADNINSLAKTLTQDPNTKVTLAGFADPRGDKELNDRLARERAESVAAILRDRGVSADQIVVQAWPGTSGKHMKGKRSQAQLQLDRRVEAYISTASNTQQGQPQQR; encoded by the coding sequence ATGCGCTACTTTTCGATTCGAAACGGTCTTTTGGTTGTCGGGCTGCAACTTTCCATGCTGGGATGCGTAGGTATTCCCGACGAAGCCCCTCAGGAGTTCCACACGGCCGAAGCAGCCCTGGAACGCGCTGATCAGCGCGATGTCGATGACTATCTGCCCAACACGCTCGACAAAGCCGAAACTCAATTGGAAGCCGCTACTGATCTTTGGAAGAAGAGCCGAGACAGGGACGTGAAGAAAGACGAACGCTCCCAGTTGGAAAAGCAGGCGACCGAGCAGGCCGCTCAAGTCACAGCGATGGCCGAGCAAGCCATCCAGTTGGGTGATCAGGTAAAGGCCTGGGACAACAACATTCAGAGCTATACGCAAATGGTTCAGGAACGCCAGGATGCGATGGCTCAGTTGAAGCAACTTCAGGATCAAAACCGTGAGCTTGCCGTTGCTGGCGCTGCCGCTCAAAACCGCGAACAACCCCAGCAGGTTGCAGCGAATACCCCTGACATCTCCCTGCGTGGACCCGTCGCTTACTTCAGCGCGGGCTCGACGGATGTCGATCCACGTTATGCAGACAACATCAATAGTCTTGCCAAGACACTGACGCAGGATCCCAACACCAAGGTGACCCTTGCAGGTTTCGCGGATCCTCGTGGTGACAAGGAACTCAATGACCGTCTCGCTCGTGAACGCGCCGAATCCGTGGCGGCCATTCTCCGCGATCGCGGCGTGAGCGCCGATCAAATCGTGGTTCAAGCCTGGCCCGGAACCAGTGGCAAGCATATGAAAGGCAAGCGCAGCCAGGCCCAACTGCAGCTTGATCGTCGCGTGGAAGCTTATATTTCCACCGCTTCGAACACTCAGCAAGGCCAACCGCAACAACGCTAA
- a CDS encoding Hpt domain-containing response regulator, with product MKPNSIQGKLAGLSIMVVEDGADNQRIFRHFLKMAGADFVIIADGPSALERALHDEGIDLVLMDIQIPEMDGYEVTERLRQRGFTRPIIAVTAHTLSMERPKGAKAGITDYIAKPIQIETLIQTILHHTRADGKSSAPAEPSPAPSSREEVQDSSPYLQSKYHDKPMYRPIIIEFVNSFQQRIETMQNLINAMDWEQLSVAMHQIKGAAATYGYPQVSEVAAQMEHTAKEARRDAHAVHAIRQQAERMRGMGLRMKVGLEEVENRSV from the coding sequence GTGAAACCCAATTCCATTCAAGGTAAACTCGCCGGGCTTTCCATTATGGTGGTGGAAGACGGTGCTGATAATCAACGCATCTTCCGTCATTTCCTGAAAATGGCCGGTGCCGACTTCGTCATCATAGCGGACGGACCTTCGGCCTTGGAGCGCGCGCTCCACGATGAAGGCATTGATCTTGTCCTTATGGATATTCAGATTCCGGAAATGGATGGCTACGAGGTCACCGAAAGGCTGAGGCAGCGTGGCTTCACACGGCCCATCATCGCCGTGACGGCCCACACGCTTTCGATGGAACGCCCCAAGGGCGCGAAGGCGGGCATCACCGACTACATCGCAAAGCCGATCCAGATTGAAACGCTGATCCAAACCATCCTGCACCACACCCGGGCCGATGGAAAATCAAGCGCCCCCGCCGAGCCTTCTCCCGCCCCGTCTTCACGGGAAGAGGTCCAGGACAGCTCGCCTTATCTTCAGTCGAAGTATCACGACAAGCCCATGTACCGGCCCATCATCATAGAATTCGTGAACAGCTTCCAGCAGCGCATCGAAACCATGCAGAACCTGATCAACGCCATGGATTGGGAACAGCTGAGCGTGGCCATGCATCAAATCAAAGGGGCCGCGGCCACTTATGGCTACCCGCAGGTTTCCGAGGTCGCTGCCCAGATGGAACATACAGCCAAGGAAGCAAGGCGTGATGCCCATGCCGTGCATGCGATTCGTCAGCAGGCGGAAAGGATGCGGGGAATGGGGCTCAGGATGAAGGTGGGACTTGAGGAAGTGGAAAATCGCAGCGTCTGA